The Lathyrus oleraceus cultivar Zhongwan6 chromosome 5, CAAS_Psat_ZW6_1.0, whole genome shotgun sequence genome includes the window TCataaggtatctgaaaggaacccctaaccttggcctgatgtatgagaaaacatcagagtataggctctctggttattgcgatgcagattatgcaggggaCAGAATGCAACACAAAAgcacatctgggaactgtcagttcttgggaaataatctcatatcgtgggccagcaaaagacagtcaaccatcGCCCTGCCTACTGCAGAAGCAGAAAATATATGCGCGTCACTctgcactactcagatgctctggatgaaaaatcaactagaAGACCTTCTGATCTgtgagagtaacgttcctattttctgtgataatactgctgccatctgtttaagtaagaatcatatcctgcattccagagctaagcacatagaaataaaacatcattttatcagagactatgttcagaaaggggtaatatcATTAAAGTTTATTGATACAtaccatcaatgggctgacatttTTTCTAAACCTCTAACTGAAGACAGATTCTCTTTTACTTTGAAAATTTTAAACATTCAAATTTGCCCAGAATAACCCAAATGTGCTTctctgaaatagcaaaataagGCTCTGAGTTAAACATCTGGCATCTTGATttgactctgatacttctaccagttaggagttatctgaatcagaaatcctcaagacccaatcctttggtattcctgaagatcagataaatcaaCGTGTGGGGCATCATGCGTCTGACTTTGGATCTTCTAGATAGCTatctagcagaaatcaagagacaaaCCCTTCAAATCTCCTCGAGCATTATGTTGATTTGGGGATTAGACATCCATCAtgtgttgtaattatttctccccTAAGCATGTAAACTTGGATAACGTGCATCATTAATTTCATAACTTCTAAATTACCTCTAACattgtcgttttgcatgcatcTATTTGGGTATTAATACTTTTCACTCATCACAAGCTCACACTTTACACTCAATCCCTACACAAACCCTCTCTCTCTCAGTTCATCCTCTTCATCAAGGTTTTCATCATCTTCAAAGCAAGTTCTTCTTCCTTCAACCATTTCAATAATTTCTacatggatgctcaacaacaatcagTCTACAACTACTCACAACAGATGGAATCAACTAATCAAACACCCATTTCTACTCAACAAACAATTGCAACTACTAGTGTCGTCTCAACACCCATCTACAGAGAACCCCACATTCATGACCGTGAACCTCACGTCCGTCTTGCAACACCATTTGAGAAGCTTGAAGTATTGTGCGAATCGCTGGTAGATTTCAACAATATGAAACATAATGGCATAGACCTTACTGAGGAATTAagaatgcaagggtgggaaacctacttTCAGAGACTCTATGGTCCGATGTACACCTATCTGGTGAAGGATTTCTGGCGTTCcgcagactcagatgatcactatATCGTCTCTCACGTTCTGGGAGTCAAAATAGTCATCACTGAAAAATCAATAGCCTCCCTTCCGAACATGGAAAAGACAGGAGGAGGAAGAatctacaacattaatcctagggCAAAGTATTTGTCCCAGGAAATAGCCCCCACCATCTTTCAACAGAATGTTGAGGGAAAACACTCCAAaaacaaagaacttcatcagaatcTCTATGTCTGGATGAAGATCATTCTGGGCACCATCCATCACCGCCCTGCatcaaactcttctgactacatcaacacgGATCAAAAGTTCATCCTTTACTGCATCCACAAAGGGCTAAAACTGAATCTGCCAGCGCtgctcttcaagtatctcagagattCTATCAAAGATATCAGAAATAACATGAAGACCAGAAACTACATTCATCTAGGAAGACTTATCTCAGATGTTCTGATCGAGAGTGGATTGGTGGATCATTTGATCCGTCACAATCTGATGGAAGATGTCACTGTTGACACTGGAAGACCTCTGAATGCTCGAAATCTGAAGAGTATGGGGATGATTGAGCAGGTCAGAGCTAAACCAACTCTAGACACTTCCTGGGAAGCATTGGAGGACCAAAGAAAGGTCCCCAACGGTCTCTATTTGTTCTCCAAGATTTACCCTCTAGAAGTGGTAGCTCACTATCTGCAAGATCTTGCAAACCAAGGGGTGGACACTTCTAAGTTCTCAATGGACTGGCTACTgagcatccaccaaacttcatgaagaggataCAAGAGTCCTCTGAGAAGTCCAAAATGGCAAAGAAGGAAAAGTGGGGAGAAACCTCTCGGTCAAGACCTCAAGTCCCTCTGGCTGATTCTCTAGGTAAATCTATGCCTCCTTCTCGCTCTATTAAATTAAAGTCTATTGCTTCTTCTCTCCCCCAAAACACTCCCATTTACACCCCATCAGAAACACCTCCCTTAACCACCAGAACTTCTAACCCACCATCCCTCAAATTCAATCTCGCAACCACTACCCTACCCGTTTCTGAAGCAGAAATGCTGAACGAAACCACCTGACCATCATCTTCCTCACCTTCATCCCCACCATACTATATTCTCTCATCAGACAACGAACCATCTGACCCCCAATCCCCCCCCTCTAGCCTAACTTCATGCACGTGTTCTGGCCTCACAGCAGCCATTAcaacctgaacctgaagtcaccTTTCAACCCTCTGAACAACAAAATCCACCTCCATCTGATCAACCTCAAACACCAACCCCTGAACAACAAACTAATCCACCTCATGAATAACCAGTACCCTCACCATATGAACATCAACCAAATCCATAACCTGAACAAACAACGCCACCTCCCTCTAATATTCCCCCGCCACCAACCTCTGATGCCATCATCACTCCTACTCACGATCCCGTTGACACCAATCCAACTCCACCATCCTCCCCAGCCTCTAACTCTGAACCAGAAACTGCCTTCCCCATATTAGAAGAAGCAATAACTTTGTTTGCAGAGTCTTCAGtggagaagatcaagtctctatttgtcaactctggcatcagtgatgatccctctgcagTGAGAATCCACTGGAATAGAGTGATAAGATGGATGACCTCTAAAGCCTTCAAAttgaaaggcctctctgaacaagtccaCGGAGACTTCATCAGATATGTTGGAATAAGGCTACAGGCTCGCTTGGCCAGAGAGGGTGAGGAAAAGGCCAGgaaggaagcagaagagaaagctCGCCTGGAAGAAGAGAAAAGGATCATAGAAGCTGAAGAAAAGGTTGTTGCTGAAGTTGCTGCTGCTGAGGCAAAAGCAAAAGCTGAAGCTGAAGAAGCAACACGCATTGCTGTAGAGGAAGCTGCCAAGGCCAATGTTGATGCTTTGACTCAGGGGGAGCAATCTAACTCTGGTTTAACCCCTCTGGTCTTAAAGACTCTAGAGGAACTGCAAAAGGAACAACAAGTGGTACGAGCAAGGTTGGATCACCAGGATTTCGTCAACACTAACATTCAGAATTTGTTGACTCAGCagctccaaaggatgcctccgcccccaaacccttaggcacttaggctCTTTGCTTGTTGCTTTTCTTCTGGTGTCTTTTTATGCTTTCTGATATATGCTTTCATTGCTGCCTATCTGTACCTGTTTTCTCTTATATATGAATATCCATTTCCTGCCTATATTTCTATGTCTTTTTTATTTTGACAAAAATggggagaactaaaacagctctgatgaaaatatgTATCTAAACCTCTCAAGGCACTACAAACATTAAATATCTTAATGACTTATGAGAACTAAAGTTATGCAGGATAATAGCTAAGGTACAAAACAAACTACCACAcaaggaaggtccggtaagaaATTTTGTAAAATTTGATGctctaactcagggggagtccaTTCTCTTTATCTGATTCTGAGATATTACTTATTGTTTCATCATCACTCTGACTTGTTTTGTCATCctcaaaaagggggagattgtaagaacaaatttatttctacaatgtatctctaagattttgatgataacaaaggatgaaacaaaattggtaccctaacgaaatttttctaagagtgcaggactctgatcaaaacaatcagatagacaatcatcagatacagaatcaagcGCTAAGATGCTACTCAGAAGCTCTGAATCTGATCAAACGCAAGTGCAAGCTAAACTAAAGACGTCAGACACTCTGAAGTGGAAGAACGACTCTAGATCTGAAGACGTACGCTCTGACATAGTCAAAGTAAAAAAAAAACTCTGAAGACAGTCAGCAACAAGCATCATCTGAAGTGGCAATCAAGTCTCTGATGTTAGGATCCTCTGATCCAGAAAGCTTAACCATGAAGAAACTCGCTtatggaaagaaactatttttaGAAGGATGTTATGACGCTCCAAAAATTGCTttggaaagaaaaaaaagatTAATGACCTCAATCATCCTGAAATGCTCAAGATTCTAACTTTATCATCACTCAACGGTCTGCTCACCACTCCTATATAAAGAACGGAACGCCATCCAAAAGATATACTGGAAACACATGAGAATACAACACTTCCGCCATTCATTATTCCTTCTCTCACGAGTTGCGGCTCTAACGTGAGAATAACTCTTGTACTTATCTTGTGTAATCTCTGCTTATTTGTTAGAAGCACTTTTCATTACTGTAATCATATTATTGctaagatatttcctcaagtgactttgtgaaGTCTGAttacttgagagggctaagggattattattctcttagaccgttgtttgtgtaatctttcaagattattggattaagtcctttttgaaggagaaatcactttggccgggtggactggagtagctttgaattttaagtgaaccagtataaaattttgtgttgAATTCTTTTGTTTCTGCGTGTGTCTCTGTTCTAAAAAAAATTACTTTcctaaaacaattcaaacccccatttattgtttttctctaccttcactTATGATTAGTTTTATTTAAGGGATGAAACTATGGTATTCATATATCAGATGCCGTATGCGATGTGACGAGACTAATATCATAACTTCACACAACAATAATAATAAGGATGTTAAAATGCACTGCTGAAATTAAATAACACAGATgattgttaacccagttcggtgaaaCTTCACCTACATCTGGGGGTATCCAAtccaggaaggaaatccactataatagGATTAGTTTTAAGACCTCAGTAAACAACCTCATGTTTACAATCTTCGCACCTAATCACTACTCGTGTTATTTCTATCTAAGACCCTCCTAGATATGACACccctctcacttcccttcaatcacacacAGTGATAATGACTTTAATCAAATAATAGAAGACACTCTTCTAAAACATATAACACATCTTTGCTTAAAAACTTATGAGTGAATAACAATTACAACACAAAGACACTGTCCAACTCTAATATCAACGAGATATAAGAGTGGCTCACAAATAACAAAGAaaactaaaaccctaatttcacaATGCTCAAGTGTAGCTCTCTCTTCTATCAATTAGGTTAGCAACGTTCTCTTTAGATATCCTTTGGTAAGCGTGGGCTTAGACTTAAAACTGCAACAGATCTAATTTGGACTATTGCATAAATTCTGCAGAACCTTCTACATAAGATCAGGAACTATATAAGCACCTTTTCTCTCATTTTACATGTTAACCTCATTCCATTAATACACTCACTTCACAAAAATCATTTTTAGTTTTTCTTTGATTATTCAATTTGTCCAATAACTTGTGAGACAAGTTATCCAAAAAATTGGTATCAAGAGCATTGCTTCAATATATAGTAAACTGGAAGCACATCATCAAATAAATTCTCATTCAATCTGCCAGTGTTCAAGGGAGAACACTATGATAGATTGTGCATACAAATGAAGTCATATTCAGATTTTAATATGTACTTGAAATGGTGAATGATGGTTTCTTGGTGTTAAAGGTAAAATTTACTAAGGCACAAAGAATTTCTCATTGTGAACTGACCAAGAAGGATGTGAAAGGTTTGTTCTTaatccatcagtgtgtggataCAAACATCTTTGAAAAGATAGGAATAAACAACCAAGGGTGCGATGGATACTTGGCAATGCAGTAATACTCACTTAAGAAGGTTACAAAACATGCAATGCAAGCCAAGTTCTTCAAGAAATGAAAAAAGATTCTTAAAAGATCAACAAAGTTAAAGAAAAGTGGAATGATGATGGTGTAGGAAAGAATTCAATGAGAGACGAGCAAGAATGGTGGCTCTCATAACACGAAATTCAAGAAGAAAGTGAATATGAAGGAAATGCAATGTTATTGCTATCAAGAGTTTGGACAATATGCTAGAGATTGTTACCTCAACAAAGAATCAAATGGTAATGATTATTAGGTAGCACAATTTTCACATGTAGTAAATAATGACTCTAAGTAGGGCATATTAATGGAAAACATACACTTGACACAAAATAAAACCAATGTATGGTATCTTGGCACATGGTTGTTTATtgtgaaaattggtaaacaactgCTGATCTTCTAAAGTGAAATATTTTGGTAActtacaggatcgatcagattgatcctaagacatgtgctaatTTTTTTAGGGTAAATTCTGATGGATGATGAACACTTCGACAATGTTCATACTTAAAATAATTTGTTAAAGAATATAAAGGAAAAATAATGCAAAGAAAGCAAGTAAAGTGATGGAAAGTAAATGGCGTCAAAGAAAAATTTCTGAAAAGAAAAGATTGATTAAATTGCTTTAGGTAAAAATATGGTGCAACATCAAACGTACATTTTTCAAGTTACACTTTCTATACACACGGATACTTTGGGTAAGTTGGTAAATTTGTACACACTTGAACACACCTATCCTAATACTAAGACCTCCTATTTATACCAATCGAAATAACTGCTTCCAACGGCCTATTCACCAGATTGAGACAAGTGGCGCTCTGCATACATGTCACTGCCCACTATGCCCCACGTATATCCTTAGCAATTATATAAGAACAAAGAATTCCTTCCCTTATTTGAATTCAAATCCTTTGTCGAACTACCACTAGTGACGCTTCTGTCGAAAACATCTCCAAACTGctagaaatatttctaagtccacATAGTACCTTTACTCTTGCATCAAGGTATCTTCGATTGGGATTTCAAAATGTATAGTTTTATCAAAACATTCAGCTTCTTCAAAGGAAACTTTATTTCCTTAATTAATCCATATTAGGCATCGAAATTGGGAGCTAGAAAATTACCccccaaaaatgtcattttcgacaTCTCGAAGAAAAAGGCATTTTTTTAGACCATGGCTCGACGCCTTGAACAATTCTTGCATAGCTTCGACGCCACTCATGCTCCAATGTTGCAAAAATTATTCATCTTTTTCCAGGTGGCCTATGACGTCAGAACCATCATTACCCTTTTCCAACATGTCTTTTCAACCCATACGCAAATCTTTTTAATCATCACGTTTCCTAGACCCTAGAAGATTGTGGGAGTAGGCCTTAATTACCACCGTCCCACTATGCAATCCTAGAGAGACATGTGTATCACTCATTTGTCAACCACTAATGCTTATTTGAACCGTTTTTTTCTTCCAAAAAACTATAAAAAGTTCATCTCTCACTAATTCCAATTTTTTACGCTTTCTAAAACCTTCAAGTACTTCACAATACCCTAAAAACCCAGATTTTTTTTCTTCAAACCTTTAACCAAAATGGCCGCCTCAAGCAAAGTTCCCAAAGAAACAACCAAGGTTGTCAAGGTTTctattaaacaaacaaaggccCCCAAAAAGATCTTAGACCTTCCTCCTTTTGCTACGCTTCCTGGACCAGTGATGATGGGTAACCAACAATATATTCCTGAACCAAGAACTGAAGAACAACGAAGAATTTATGAACCTCATGTACTTATTCCAATAATTGTCTCTGGAAAAAATCATGCTTTATTTGGACCTTTACCTGACCTGAACATCGATTCTAGCAGACTTAGGGACTTTTTCCCCACATACCATAAATGTAAACCAATAGGCCAAGCAAAAAAACTTAGGGTTGAAAGGGCTACTACTGCTGAGGAATCCTAATCTTTAACA containing:
- the LOC127080773 gene encoding eukaryotic translation initiation factor 4 gamma-like, which encodes MTSKAFKLKGLSEQVHGDFIRYVGIRLQARLAREGEEKARKEAEEKARLEEEKRIIEAEEKVVAEVAAAEAKAKAEAEEATRIAVEEAAKANVDALTQGEQSNSGLTPLVLKTLEELQKEQQVVRARLDHQDFVNTNIQNLLTQQLQRMPPPPNP